From a region of the Rouxiella sp. S1S-2 genome:
- a CDS encoding chloride channel protein codes for MGFKALQKSDWVNVLIAIPAGIIAALVTIGFRLAISGINGLMFTDGSDITRAFREYPLLAWPLITTIGGLVAGFILYWAMRHESRNGKMPDYLDVIDQRLPGIPVVSTLLRSLSSLASIASGGSIGREGAMVQLSALSGSLLGRFSRFSTLHQSDVIAMAAAGGLAAVYHAPFAGALFVAEIAFGVTAVQRLIPLFISASVAVLTVRSLTHYAPLYLYSSAVFSPTPSAIITVLAIGAITGILGPLFIASIDKVRKTMQPISHPALRLGLGGLAVGLVAMVSPLVLGNGFEVIDLILNNGNLHTSLLLLLVLKIVATAITVGSGAVGGLFTPSLLIGAAGGALVCTCLQWMGLDPGPMGLYAAIGMSALLAATSHAPLMSIMMAFEMTLNSSLLFPLMLATAISYVVASRFKASGTYPVLTRHNARFAAKSDFENGTVAELMCPCSKMYIDATLAEVVSEGLKQRTRFVYVVDREERFLGVVPTNVLASGIIDGTLSKESRIDTYIEHEFIVLYQQSSYEQAWATFSSSPLERLPVLENAQSRRLLGVITKAALLSKAKDFL; via the coding sequence ATGGGCTTTAAAGCGCTGCAAAAATCCGATTGGGTAAACGTGTTGATTGCTATTCCCGCCGGGATTATTGCTGCATTAGTGACCATCGGTTTTCGTCTGGCGATTAGCGGCATAAACGGCCTGATGTTTACCGATGGTTCGGATATAACCCGTGCTTTCCGTGAATATCCTCTCCTGGCCTGGCCGCTCATCACCACCATCGGCGGTCTGGTGGCCGGTTTCATTCTGTATTGGGCAATGCGCCATGAGTCACGCAACGGTAAAATGCCCGATTATCTCGACGTTATCGATCAACGGCTGCCGGGTATTCCGGTGGTCAGCACTTTGCTGCGTTCACTGTCGTCGCTGGCCAGTATCGCCAGCGGAGGCTCTATCGGTCGAGAAGGCGCGATGGTACAACTTTCGGCGCTCAGCGGCAGCCTGCTAGGGCGCTTTAGCCGATTTTCAACCCTGCATCAGTCCGACGTAATTGCCATGGCCGCCGCCGGAGGGTTGGCTGCGGTCTATCACGCGCCGTTTGCCGGTGCGCTGTTTGTCGCCGAAATCGCCTTTGGCGTCACTGCCGTTCAACGGCTTATTCCGCTGTTTATTTCCGCCTCGGTGGCCGTGTTGACGGTGCGTTCCCTGACCCACTATGCCCCGCTTTATCTCTATTCATCCGCCGTATTTAGCCCGACGCCGAGTGCGATTATTACCGTACTGGCGATAGGCGCTATTACCGGCATTTTGGGTCCGCTGTTTATTGCCTCGATTGATAAAGTCCGCAAGACGATGCAACCGATAAGCCATCCCGCGCTGCGTCTGGGGCTGGGTGGGCTGGCGGTAGGGCTGGTGGCTATGGTTTCGCCGCTGGTGCTGGGTAACGGCTTTGAAGTGATCGACCTTATTCTCAACAACGGCAATCTGCACACTTCGCTGCTGCTGTTGCTGGTGCTAAAAATTGTCGCGACGGCAATTACTGTCGGCTCAGGTGCGGTGGGTGGGCTGTTTACCCCGTCGCTGCTGATTGGCGCGGCGGGCGGGGCGCTGGTTTGTACCTGTCTGCAGTGGATGGGGTTAGATCCCGGGCCAATGGGGCTGTATGCCGCGATTGGCATGAGTGCGCTGTTGGCCGCGACCAGCCATGCACCGCTGATGTCGATTATGATGGCGTTTGAAATGACCCTCAACAGCTCGCTGCTGTTCCCGCTGATGCTGGCTACGGCGATTTCTTACGTAGTGGCCTCGCGCTTCAAGGCCAGCGGAACTTATCCGGTGTTAACCCGCCATAATGCACGCTTTGCGGCAAAAAGTGATTTTGAAAACGGCACGGTCGCCGAGCTGATGTGCCCATGTTCTAAGATGTATATTGACGCGACGCTCGCAGAAGTGGTGAGTGAAGGGCTGAAACAGCGCACGCGTTTTGTCTACGTTGTCGACAGAGAAGAGCGTTTTCTCGGCGTGGTACCGACCAACGTGCTAGCCAGTGGCATTATCGACGGTACGCTGAGCAAAGAGAGCCGCATTGACACCTACATTGAGCACGAATTTATCGTGCTTTATCAGCAGTCGAGCTACGAGCAGGCTTGGGCAACGTTCAGTTCGTCACCGCTTGAACGCCTGCCGGTGCTTGAAAACGCCCAATCGCGCCGCCTGCTGGGTGTAATCACCAAAGCGGCACTGCTGAGTAAGGCGAAAGATTTTCTGTAG
- a CDS encoding ABC transporter ATP-binding protein translates to MTLIATQSDAVLSIEDYSLDYLLPKGDALQVLKNINLSVKRGEVVGLVGESGSGKTTLGWSIMRYMAANARERSGKIMLQGHDLRQMPQNQIEGLRGGKLGMIFQDPSASLNPTLTLGEQVTEVLIRHRGLNGKQAMELGIQLLTDVELKNPAAMMQRYPHQVSGGEKQRVLIATAFACQPDCLIFDEPTTALDVISSAQILELFARLREETGVASLYISHDLALVSSVADSVCVLEKGHIVEQAAANNLFSSAQHAYTQKLVAAVPDPAHRLVDDAPVSNQPLLRLDGVSIDYGHHGVIDRLLRRKNTQTRAASDVSFTLHQGEILGIVGESGSGKSTLAKALTGLVPFSGKLDFSGYSLYGKGEMDKEYRRRVQMIFQHPDASLNPRQRIGEIIARPLRLYGLPKGETEAQAVARLLEDVRLPAEFARRFPHELSGGQKQRVAIARAFANPPDLVICDEITAALDVSVQATVIELLLTLRQRYGTAYLFITHDLNLVRQIAHRVAVMYRGDLVEMLPGKEMRQHAKHNYTQALLAAVHTPAAGALEPQRIELS, encoded by the coding sequence ATGACTCTTATTGCGACACAATCTGACGCCGTTTTATCGATAGAGGATTACAGCCTCGACTATTTGCTGCCAAAGGGTGATGCCCTGCAGGTGCTAAAAAACATCAACTTGAGTGTTAAACGCGGTGAAGTGGTGGGACTGGTGGGCGAATCTGGCTCAGGTAAAACCACGCTGGGTTGGTCGATTATGCGCTACATGGCCGCCAACGCCCGCGAACGCAGCGGAAAAATCATGCTGCAGGGGCATGACCTGCGCCAGATGCCGCAAAACCAGATTGAAGGACTGCGCGGCGGCAAGCTGGGCATGATTTTTCAGGATCCAAGCGCCTCGCTTAACCCAACGCTGACGCTGGGCGAGCAGGTGACAGAAGTGCTGATTCGCCATCGCGGACTCAATGGCAAACAGGCGATGGAGCTGGGTATTCAACTGCTCACCGACGTCGAGCTTAAAAATCCGGCGGCGATGATGCAGCGCTATCCGCATCAGGTTTCCGGGGGTGAAAAACAGCGCGTGCTGATTGCTACCGCCTTTGCCTGTCAGCCCGACTGCCTGATTTTTGACGAACCCACTACCGCACTGGATGTGATCAGTTCGGCGCAAATTCTGGAGCTGTTTGCCCGCCTGCGCGAAGAGACCGGTGTGGCGTCACTGTATATATCTCACGATTTGGCGCTGGTTTCCTCGGTGGCCGACAGCGTGTGCGTGCTGGAAAAAGGGCATATCGTGGAGCAGGCCGCGGCTAACAATTTGTTTTCTTCTGCGCAGCATGCCTACACGCAGAAGCTGGTGGCCGCCGTGCCTGACCCAGCACATCGCCTGGTGGATGACGCACCGGTCTCAAACCAGCCGCTGTTACGTCTTGACGGCGTGAGCATCGATTATGGCCATCACGGCGTCATCGACAGGCTGTTGCGCCGCAAAAATACTCAAACTCGCGCCGCCTCTGACGTCAGTTTTACGCTACATCAGGGCGAAATCCTCGGCATTGTCGGCGAGTCAGGCTCGGGTAAATCTACCCTGGCCAAGGCGCTGACCGGACTGGTGCCGTTTAGCGGCAAACTCGATTTCAGCGGCTATAGCCTGTACGGCAAAGGCGAAATGGACAAAGAGTACCGCCGTAGGGTGCAGATGATTTTTCAACACCCCGATGCGTCGCTTAATCCCCGCCAGCGTATTGGCGAAATTATTGCCCGCCCGCTGCGCCTGTACGGGCTGCCAAAAGGTGAAACTGAAGCACAGGCGGTGGCCAGATTGCTCGAAGACGTGCGCCTGCCTGCCGAATTTGCACGGCGCTTTCCCCACGAGCTTTCCGGCGGCCAAAAGCAGCGCGTCGCCATTGCCCGCGCCTTTGCCAATCCACCCGATTTAGTGATTTGCGATGAAATTACCGCCGCGCTCGACGTGTCGGTACAGGCGACGGTGATTGAGCTGCTCCTGACGCTGCGCCAGCGCTATGGCACCGCTTATCTTTTTATTACTCACGACTTGAATCTGGTGCGGCAAATCGCCCATCGCGTCGCGGTGATGTATCGCGGTGATTTGGTCGAGATGCTGCCCGGCAAAGAGATGCGGCAACACGCGAAGCATAACTATACCCAAGCGCTGCTGGCGGCGGTGCATACGCCTGCCGCAGGCGCCCTGGAACCCCAACGTATTGAACTCTCCTGA
- a CDS encoding ABC transporter permease, with the protein MRDVIKHLVRSPQGAVGLFILIIAALMVLGGAHIAPYDPEALSIMARYKPPGLEHWLGTDQLGRDIFSRVMIGARATIVLSLLATLMAMVIGAIVGTASAYLGGKVDEAIMRTMDAVMSIPSLLFALLIVSTLGQSSFNAVLAITIAFIPGMVRIARSVSLAARQQDYVNAAIARGESTTYIILREMLPNIVAPIIVEATIRVAFAIMLFATLSFLGLGAQPPEPEWGLMVSDGRAYFFNAPWMMLAPGIAIALIAIGFNLLGDGLRDALNPRSH; encoded by the coding sequence ATGCGTGATGTAATAAAGCATTTAGTCCGCTCTCCGCAGGGCGCCGTTGGACTGTTTATTTTAATTATTGCCGCACTGATGGTGTTGGGGGGCGCGCATATTGCCCCTTACGACCCCGAGGCGCTGTCAATAATGGCACGTTATAAGCCGCCTGGCCTTGAACACTGGCTCGGCACCGACCAGCTTGGCCGCGATATTTTTAGCCGAGTCATGATAGGGGCTCGCGCCACTATCGTGCTGTCGCTGTTGGCCACGCTGATGGCGATGGTGATAGGTGCCATTGTTGGCACCGCCAGCGCTTACCTCGGCGGAAAAGTCGATGAAGCGATTATGCGCACCATGGACGCGGTCATGTCGATCCCCAGCCTGCTGTTTGCGCTGCTCATTGTCAGTACCCTCGGGCAGAGCAGTTTCAACGCCGTGCTGGCAATAACCATTGCTTTTATTCCCGGCATGGTGCGCATCGCGCGCAGCGTTTCACTGGCCGCGCGTCAGCAGGACTACGTTAATGCCGCGATTGCCCGCGGGGAGTCGACAACTTATATCATTTTACGCGAAATGCTGCCCAACATCGTGGCACCTATCATCGTTGAGGCGACTATCCGCGTAGCCTTCGCCATCATGCTGTTTGCCACGTTGAGCTTCCTTGGGCTGGGCGCCCAGCCGCCCGAGCCGGAGTGGGGGCTGATGGTCTCCGACGGACGCGCGTATTTCTTCAACGCGCCATGGATGATGTTGGCACCGGGCATCGCCATCGCCCTGATTGCCATTGGTTTTAACCTGCTCGGCGATGGCCTGCGCGATGCGCTGAACCCAAGGAGCCATTGA
- a CDS encoding M20 family metallopeptidase translates to MNSEQLLASIDDEYCLSFLARMVQHKSYSATDGERRLAEYMASQMQALGLETQLQPVPGDRLNAIGTLPGVGGGGNSLLFNGHLDTNPVTEGWTVDPWEGKIDDEFIYGIGVSNMKAGDAAYFCALKTLIDAGVKLKGDVILTYVVGELQGGVGTIAAIEQGIKADYFINSEPTDVQALTMHAGSLMFTIELTGDTRHLSKREEAVDAIVAAIELIPQINAMTFTGAETADHLKINRGHIGSIHGALGRELQDWRPPQVADFVRLKGSARFAPGQTVDGVLVDIQHLLDALCAKYPGLQAELIDDGKRDRPTMLPFEVSGESPIVKAVGRAYRQIRGEDQPTGVITPPAFYGTDAAHFYQMLGMEGIVCGPGGKFNTMPDERVHIRDFLDIVRIYLLAILEICQPVEE, encoded by the coding sequence ATGAATTCTGAACAGCTTTTGGCTTCGATAGATGATGAATATTGCCTGAGTTTTCTGGCGCGCATGGTGCAACATAAAAGCTACAGCGCTACCGACGGTGAGCGCAGGTTAGCGGAGTACATGGCCAGTCAGATGCAGGCGCTGGGGCTTGAGACTCAGCTTCAACCGGTTCCGGGAGACCGTTTAAATGCGATTGGCACACTGCCAGGCGTGGGCGGCGGCGGCAACAGCCTGCTGTTTAACGGGCATCTTGATACCAATCCGGTGACCGAAGGCTGGACCGTTGACCCGTGGGAAGGGAAAATTGACGACGAGTTTATCTACGGCATCGGCGTGTCGAATATGAAGGCCGGTGACGCCGCCTATTTCTGTGCGCTGAAAACGCTGATTGACGCGGGGGTCAAGCTCAAGGGCGACGTTATTCTGACCTACGTTGTGGGCGAGTTGCAGGGCGGGGTGGGCACTATCGCTGCTATAGAACAGGGCATCAAGGCCGATTACTTTATCAATTCCGAACCCACCGACGTGCAGGCGCTGACCATGCACGCGGGGTCACTGATGTTCACCATCGAGCTGACCGGCGATACCCGCCACTTATCTAAGCGCGAGGAGGCGGTAGACGCCATCGTCGCGGCGATTGAGCTCATTCCACAAATCAATGCCATGACGTTTACCGGTGCTGAAACTGCCGATCATTTGAAAATTAACCGTGGGCATATCGGGTCAATTCATGGGGCATTGGGCCGCGAGTTGCAGGACTGGCGTCCACCACAGGTGGCGGATTTTGTGCGTTTGAAAGGATCAGCGCGATTTGCACCTGGCCAAACCGTTGACGGAGTATTGGTCGATATTCAGCATCTGCTCGATGCGCTGTGTGCAAAATATCCCGGCCTGCAGGCCGAGCTGATTGACGATGGCAAACGCGACCGCCCAACCATGCTGCCGTTTGAAGTCTCTGGCGAATCGCCGATTGTCAAAGCGGTCGGGCGCGCCTATCGTCAGATTCGCGGTGAAGATCAGCCTACCGGCGTCATTACCCCTCCGGCTTTTTACGGGACCGACGCGGCGCACTTTTACCAGATGTTAGGAATGGAAGGCATCGTTTGCGGTCCGGGCGGAAAATTCAATACCATGCCGGACGAGCGTGTGCACATTCGCGATTTTCTGGACATTGTGCGCATCTATCTGCTGGCGATCCTAGAGATTTGCCAACCGGTTGAGGAATAA
- a CDS encoding ABC transporter permease encodes MTASYLLKRLMLVIYTLLVVSLLVFGITQLLPADAAVTLLGQNATPEALAAVRARLGLDAPAWLQYWHWLRGVLHGDFGVSMRNGLPVAPTILAALGRSLLLAACALVLMLIIAIPLGIWAAVRRGKMADMLVSVLSYVGISFPEFVTATLLLLLFADVWQVLPATGYVPLTEDFWGGVSHLILPSVTVALILVAHVSRMVRSEMVDVLQTDYIRAAHLKGLSKRRVLWRHALRNGLLPTITIVALDVGYLLGGIVVVEEIYAIPGIGRELIVAVQARDLPTIQAGVLILAATYSIVNFLADLAYVYLDKRISYA; translated from the coding sequence GTGACGGCGAGTTATCTTTTAAAACGTTTGATGCTGGTGATTTACACCCTGCTGGTGGTGTCGCTGCTGGTGTTTGGCATTACCCAACTGCTGCCCGCCGATGCGGCGGTGACGCTGTTGGGCCAAAATGCCACGCCAGAAGCATTGGCGGCGGTACGGGCAAGGTTGGGGCTTGATGCTCCGGCCTGGCTACAGTATTGGCACTGGCTCCGCGGCGTGTTGCACGGTGATTTTGGCGTGTCGATGCGCAACGGATTACCGGTGGCGCCGACTATTTTGGCGGCGCTCGGGCGTTCGCTGCTGTTGGCGGCCTGCGCGCTGGTGCTGATGCTGATTATTGCGATTCCACTGGGGATTTGGGCCGCCGTTCGCCGAGGTAAAATGGCCGATATGCTGGTCAGTGTCCTTTCCTACGTGGGCATTTCGTTTCCGGAGTTTGTGACTGCCACACTGCTTTTACTGCTGTTCGCCGACGTTTGGCAAGTGCTGCCCGCCACCGGTTATGTTCCGCTGACGGAAGATTTTTGGGGCGGCGTAAGTCACCTCATTTTACCCTCCGTGACCGTGGCACTCATTCTAGTGGCGCACGTTTCGCGCATGGTGCGCTCGGAAATGGTTGACGTGCTGCAAACTGATTATATCCGCGCCGCCCACCTCAAAGGCCTGTCAAAGCGCCGAGTGCTGTGGCGTCATGCCCTGCGCAACGGCCTGTTGCCGACGATTACTATCGTTGCCCTCGACGTGGGTTATCTGCTTGGCGGTATCGTGGTGGTCGAAGAAATTTATGCTATCCCAGGCATTGGCCGCGAGCTGATTGTTGCCGTGCAGGCCAGAGATTTACCGACCATTCAGGCGGGCGTACTTATTCTTGCCGCCACTTATTCAATCGTCAATTTCCTGGCCGATTTGGCCTATGTCTATCTTGATAAGCGGATCAGTTATGCGTGA
- a CDS encoding Xaa-Pro peptidase family protein, with the protein MPAPVNTSALIRTREAMRAAGSDLLLIDHAELLFWLTGFTVSETMYRACLVPLHGEPWIVLRALDAAPCTQSGWISDIVTYHDDENPWQCVANSIIARGFQRAALGADYHSYGMTVYTLQQLAGRLPEVHWIEMSGVSDSLRQAKFPTEIDKLRQAAGVADRAYLAIEQQVHAGWRVRDVAALCAGIFLREGADSGETGPIVRSVGDSGFLHAQTHDETLNRADILHVELTPKVDYYSARLMRPFIVGGPSTQQSSVSAQLIALQDQQIAAMKPGVCAAEIDAIVRDGVLNAGLRGEYGNVTGYALGIYGRTPRPSDFSHCFTPESHWWLEENSVFHMYTSAQGLAFSETVWVTPEGGVRLSQLPRKLFSLHECPDDRLPI; encoded by the coding sequence ATGCCTGCGCCTGTCAACACGTCTGCTTTGATTCGTACGCGTGAGGCGATGCGTGCAGCAGGTTCAGACCTGCTGCTTATTGACCACGCCGAGCTGCTGTTTTGGCTAACCGGCTTTACCGTATCCGAAACGATGTATCGCGCCTGTTTGGTTCCCCTTCACGGGGAGCCTTGGATAGTGTTGCGCGCGCTGGACGCGGCACCGTGCACGCAGTCCGGCTGGATAAGTGACATTGTCACTTATCATGATGATGAAAACCCGTGGCAGTGCGTCGCCAACAGCATTATTGCACGAGGATTTCAGCGCGCAGCGCTAGGTGCTGATTATCACTCTTACGGCATGACAGTTTATACCCTGCAGCAGCTTGCTGGCCGACTGCCTGAGGTACACTGGATAGAAATGAGCGGCGTCAGCGACAGCCTGCGACAGGCTAAATTCCCCACCGAAATCGATAAACTGCGGCAGGCGGCCGGGGTCGCCGACAGGGCTTATTTGGCCATTGAGCAGCAGGTGCACGCGGGGTGGCGAGTGCGTGATGTTGCGGCGCTGTGTGCGGGTATTTTTCTGCGCGAAGGGGCTGACAGCGGTGAAACCGGTCCGATAGTCCGTTCAGTGGGTGACAGTGGTTTTTTACATGCGCAGACGCATGACGAGACCCTGAATCGCGCCGATATTTTACATGTTGAACTGACGCCAAAAGTCGATTATTACAGCGCGCGGTTGATGCGACCGTTTATCGTCGGCGGTCCTTCCACGCAGCAGTCATCGGTCTCTGCTCAGCTGATTGCTCTTCAGGATCAGCAAATTGCCGCGATGAAACCCGGCGTTTGTGCCGCTGAAATCGATGCCATCGTGCGCGACGGCGTGCTCAATGCCGGACTGCGCGGTGAATACGGTAATGTCACCGGCTATGCGCTGGGAATTTATGGCCGCACGCCGCGGCCGAGCGATTTCTCACACTGCTTTACCCCTGAGTCGCACTGGTGGCTGGAGGAAAACAGTGTGTTTCATATGTATACCTCTGCGCAGGGGCTGGCGTTCAGTGAAACGGTGTGGGTTACGCCCGAAGGTGGCGTGCGCCTTAGCCAACTGCCACGGAAGCTTTTTTCCCTGCATGAGTGTCCAGATGACCGTTTGCCAATATAG